A single window of Lacerta agilis isolate rLacAgi1 chromosome 12, rLacAgi1.pri, whole genome shotgun sequence DNA harbors:
- the SGCE gene encoding epsilon-sarcoglycan isoform X2, with the protein MPRYGAGLWSHSRRSGAALTTLLLTVYTILSKVHSDHTVYPSAGVLFVHVLEREYFKGEFPPYPKPGEMNNDPITFNTNLMGYPDRPGWLRYIQRTPYSDGVLYGSPTIDSVGRPSVIEITAYNRRTFETARHNLIINIMAAEDFPLQYQAEFFIKNMNVEEMLASEVLGDFLGAVKNVWQPEKLNAINITSALDRGGRVPLPINDMKEGVYVMVGADATFSSCLREVENPQNQLRCSQEMEPVITCDKKFRTQFQIDWCKISLVDKTQHVSTYQEVVRGEGILPDGGEYKPPSESLKSRDYYSDFLITLAVPSAIALVLFLILAYIMCCRREGVEKRNMQTPDIQLVHHSAIQKSTKELREMSKNREIAWPLSTLPVFHPVTGEIVPPVHPDSYDNTSMPLMQTQQNLPHQTQIPQQQTEGKWYT; encoded by the exons ATGCCGCGCTACGGAGCGGGGTTGTGGTCCCACAGCAGGCGCAGCGGAGCCGCCCTCACCACCCTCCTGCTGACAG TGTACACAATTCTCTCGAAGGTGCACTCCGATCATACGGTGTACCCTTCCGCTGGAGTTCTGTTTGTCCACGTCTTGGAGAGGGAGTATTTTAAAGGGGAGTTTCCTCCTTATCCAAAGCCTG GCGAGATGAACAATGATCCTATAACTTTTAACACAAACCTAATGGGTTACCCTGACAGACCTGGTTGGCTACGATACATCCAGAGAACACCCTACAGCGATGGAGTGTTGTATGGGTCACCAACAATAGACAGTGTGGGAAGACCATCTGTCATTGAG ATCACTGCTTATAACAGACGCACCTTTGAGACGGCCAGACATAATTTGATTATTAATATAATGGCAGCAGAAG ATTTTCCTTTACAGTATCAAGCAGAGTTCTTCATTAAAAATATGAATGTAGAGGAAATGTTGGCAAGTGAGGTTCTTGGAGACTTCCTTGGAGCGGTGAAAAATGTTTGGCAGCCGGAGAAACTGAATGCCATAAACATCACCTCAGCTCTTGATAGGGGAGGCAGAGTCCCACTTCCTATTAATGACATGAAAGAAGG TGTCTATGTTATGGTTGGTGCAGATGCTACATTCTCCTCCTGCTTACGGGAAGTTGAAAACCCACAAAATCAGCTGAGATGCAGTCAAGAAATGGAGCCTGTAATAACTTGTGATAAAAAGTTCCGTACCCAATTTCAGATAGACTGGTGTAAAATCTCCTTG GTTGACAAAACACAGCACGTTTCCACCTATCAAGAAGTGGTCCGTGGAGAAGGGATCTTACCAGATGGTGGCGAGTATAAGCCGCCTTCTGAAAGCCTGAAAAGCCGAGACTATTATTCAGACTTCCTCATTACATTGGCAGTGCCCTCCGCAATAGCCCTGGTGCtttttctaatacttgcttataTTATGTGCTGCCGAAGGGAAGGCGT ggaAAAGAGAAACATGCAAACACCAGA CATCCAGCTGGTCCACCACAGTGCCATTCAGAAATCCACCAAAGAGCTTCGTGAGATGTCCAAAAACAGAGAGATAGCATGGCCTCTCTCAACGCTGCCTGTGTTTCACCCAGTCACTGGGGAGATTGTGCCACCAGTTCACCCCGACAGCTATGACAACACTAGCATGCCACTGATGCAAACACAGCA gaACCTGCCACATCAGACTCAGATTCCGCAGCAGCAAACGGAAG GTAAATGGTATACCTGA
- the SGCE gene encoding epsilon-sarcoglycan isoform X1 — protein MNNDPITFNTNLMGYPDRPGWLRYIQRTPYSDGVLYGSPTIDSVGRPSVIEITAYNRRTFETARHNLIINIMAAEDFPLQYQAEFFIKNMNVEEMLASEVLGDFLGAVKNVWQPEKLNAINITSALDRGGRVPLPINDMKEGVYVMVGADATFSSCLREVENPQNQLRCSQEMEPVITCDKKFRTQFQIDWCKISLVDKTQHVSTYQEVVRGEGILPDGGEYKPPSESLKSRDYYSDFLITLAVPSAIALVLFLILAYIMCCRREGVIQLVHHSAIQKSTKELREMSKNREIAWPLSTLPVFHPVTGEIVPPVHPDSYDNTSMPLMQTQQNLPHQTQIPQQQTEGKWYT, from the exons ATGAACAATGATCCTATAACTTTTAACACAAACCTAATGGGTTACCCTGACAGACCTGGTTGGCTACGATACATCCAGAGAACACCCTACAGCGATGGAGTGTTGTATGGGTCACCAACAATAGACAGTGTGGGAAGACCATCTGTCATTGAG ATCACTGCTTATAACAGACGCACCTTTGAGACGGCCAGACATAATTTGATTATTAATATAATGGCAGCAGAAG ATTTTCCTTTACAGTATCAAGCAGAGTTCTTCATTAAAAATATGAATGTAGAGGAAATGTTGGCAAGTGAGGTTCTTGGAGACTTCCTTGGAGCGGTGAAAAATGTTTGGCAGCCGGAGAAACTGAATGCCATAAACATCACCTCAGCTCTTGATAGGGGAGGCAGAGTCCCACTTCCTATTAATGACATGAAAGAAGG TGTCTATGTTATGGTTGGTGCAGATGCTACATTCTCCTCCTGCTTACGGGAAGTTGAAAACCCACAAAATCAGCTGAGATGCAGTCAAGAAATGGAGCCTGTAATAACTTGTGATAAAAAGTTCCGTACCCAATTTCAGATAGACTGGTGTAAAATCTCCTTG GTTGACAAAACACAGCACGTTTCCACCTATCAAGAAGTGGTCCGTGGAGAAGGGATCTTACCAGATGGTGGCGAGTATAAGCCGCCTTCTGAAAGCCTGAAAAGCCGAGACTATTATTCAGACTTCCTCATTACATTGGCAGTGCCCTCCGCAATAGCCCTGGTGCtttttctaatacttgcttataTTATGTGCTGCCGAAGGGAAGGCGT CATCCAGCTGGTCCACCACAGTGCCATTCAGAAATCCACCAAAGAGCTTCGTGAGATGTCCAAAAACAGAGAGATAGCATGGCCTCTCTCAACGCTGCCTGTGTTTCACCCAGTCACTGGGGAGATTGTGCCACCAGTTCACCCCGACAGCTATGACAACACTAGCATGCCACTGATGCAAACACAGCA gaACCTGCCACATCAGACTCAGATTCCGCAGCAGCAAACGGAAG GTAAATGGTATACCTGA
- the SGCE gene encoding epsilon-sarcoglycan isoform X3 codes for MNNDPITFNTNLMGYPDRPGWLRYIQRTPYSDGVLYGSPTIDSVGRPSVIEITAYNRRTFETARHNLIINIMAAEDFPLQYQAEFFIKNMNVEEMLASEVLGDFLGAVKNVWQPEKLNAINITSALDRGGRVPLPINDMKEGVYVMVGADATFSSCLREVENPQNQLRCSQEMEPVITCDKKFRTQFQIDWCKISLVDKTQHVSTYQEVVRGEGILPDGGEYKPPSESLKSRDYYSDFLITLAVPSAIALVLFLILAYIMCCRREGVIQLVHHSAIQKSTKELREMSKNREIAWPLSTLPVFHPVTGEIVPPVHPDSYDNTSMPLMQTQQNLPHQTQIPQQQTEGDFRMTTFQRLEVNGIPEERKLTEAINL; via the exons ATGAACAATGATCCTATAACTTTTAACACAAACCTAATGGGTTACCCTGACAGACCTGGTTGGCTACGATACATCCAGAGAACACCCTACAGCGATGGAGTGTTGTATGGGTCACCAACAATAGACAGTGTGGGAAGACCATCTGTCATTGAG ATCACTGCTTATAACAGACGCACCTTTGAGACGGCCAGACATAATTTGATTATTAATATAATGGCAGCAGAAG ATTTTCCTTTACAGTATCAAGCAGAGTTCTTCATTAAAAATATGAATGTAGAGGAAATGTTGGCAAGTGAGGTTCTTGGAGACTTCCTTGGAGCGGTGAAAAATGTTTGGCAGCCGGAGAAACTGAATGCCATAAACATCACCTCAGCTCTTGATAGGGGAGGCAGAGTCCCACTTCCTATTAATGACATGAAAGAAGG TGTCTATGTTATGGTTGGTGCAGATGCTACATTCTCCTCCTGCTTACGGGAAGTTGAAAACCCACAAAATCAGCTGAGATGCAGTCAAGAAATGGAGCCTGTAATAACTTGTGATAAAAAGTTCCGTACCCAATTTCAGATAGACTGGTGTAAAATCTCCTTG GTTGACAAAACACAGCACGTTTCCACCTATCAAGAAGTGGTCCGTGGAGAAGGGATCTTACCAGATGGTGGCGAGTATAAGCCGCCTTCTGAAAGCCTGAAAAGCCGAGACTATTATTCAGACTTCCTCATTACATTGGCAGTGCCCTCCGCAATAGCCCTGGTGCtttttctaatacttgcttataTTATGTGCTGCCGAAGGGAAGGCGT CATCCAGCTGGTCCACCACAGTGCCATTCAGAAATCCACCAAAGAGCTTCGTGAGATGTCCAAAAACAGAGAGATAGCATGGCCTCTCTCAACGCTGCCTGTGTTTCACCCAGTCACTGGGGAGATTGTGCCACCAGTTCACCCCGACAGCTATGACAACACTAGCATGCCACTGATGCAAACACAGCA gaACCTGCCACATCAGACTCAGATTCCGCAGCAGCAAACGGAAG GAGATTTTCGTATGACAACGTTCCAAAGATTAGAG GTAAATGGTATACCTGAGGAAAGAAAACTTACAGAAGCGATTAATTTGTAA